A genome region from Euphorbia lathyris chromosome 4, ddEupLath1.1, whole genome shotgun sequence includes the following:
- the LOC136225442 gene encoding L-type lectin-domain containing receptor kinase IX.1-like, whose amino-acid sequence MANYQLLGWFLCLLMVAFLFVKLPLSIKHHDHTTDAFSNFTCSSNLLGDSKHEDLMDFSLATTDLSLADLLGSSQVGVVIMALSVGLLVFFIVLLILLFLKNNQLDKDEFQSVFFEIHLNRVEQDEGLIDDDDEIHSYKSIDHGGVDLDNEFIKAIRTQKFPYADLAQATNNFSEQEQLGEGGFGAVYRGFLKELNCYVAVKRVSRDSRQGIKEYASEVKIISQLSHRNVVQLIGWCHEKKELLLVYEFMPNGSLDAHLFKEHSLLTWEVRYKIAGGLASALLYLQEEWQQYVVHRDIKASNIMLDSNFDAKLGDFGLARVGGHGKGLKDTALAGTMGYVAPEYATTGRASKESDVYSFGVVALEIACGRKVMNHKAKEDQINLREWVWGLYGEGRLIEAVDPRLNGDFDRNQVECLMIVGLWCVHPDATLRPTMEKAIHVLKFVAPFPDLPSKFPMFSYFAPLSMSSSCIELGGNKNQFQRAHTEKKRVGQRGFGAVYKGVMREFSCYMAGRSSNFVLQKRKNGKKVMVHAKKSFTLLRILSYSDIKKISRQLKEKLGEGHTNVDMRMDPYRCLKICGVSLHMYMEGVSFYNQLLERYINKSS is encoded by the coding sequence ATGGCCAACTACCAATTACTCGGTTGGTTTCTTTGTTTGCTGATGGTTGCCTTCTTGTTCGTCAAATTGCCTCTTTCAATCAAACATCATGATCACACTACTGATGCCTTCTCCAATTTCACATGCTCCTCTAATTTGCTTGGCGATTCCAAACATGAAGATCTGATGGATTTCTCTCTTGCCACCACTGATCTCTCACTTGCTGATTTACTCGGATCTTCTCAGGTAGGAGTTGTTATTATGGCGTTAAGTGTAGGACTACTTGTGTTCTTTATTGTTTTACTTATCCTCTTGTTTCTGAAAAACAATCAATTGGATAAAGATGAATTTCAATCAGTCTTCTTCGAAATACATCTGAATAGAGTAGAGCAAGATGAAGGGCTAATTGACGATGATGATGAAATTCACTCCTATAAATCCATTGACCATGGTGGAGTTGACTTGGATAATGAGTTCATAAAAGCAATCAGGACTCAAAAGTTCCCCTATGCTGATTTGGCTCAAGCCACAAATAATTTCTCAGAGCAAGAGCAACTTGGAGAAGGCGGATTTGGTGCAGTCTATAGAGGATTCTTGAAAGAACTGAACTGTTACGTTGCAGTGAAGAGGGTATCAAGAGATTCAAGACAAGGTATAAAGGAGTATGCATCTGAAGTCAAGATCATTAGCCAATTGAGCCATAGAAATGTTGTGCAACTCATCGGTTGGTGCCATGAAAAAAAGGAACTCCTACTTGTTTACGAATTCATGCCTAATGGAAGTCTGGATGCACATCTCTTCAAAGAACATAGCTTGTTGACATGGGAGGTGAGATACAAAATTGCTGGAGGATTGGCCTCAGCATTGCTTTACTTGCAGGAAGAATGGCAGCAATATGTGGTGCATAGAGACATAAAGGCAAGCAATATAATGTTAGACTCAAATTTTGATGCCAAACTTGGTGATTTTGGCTTAGCAAGGGTGGGAGGCCATGGAAAAGGTCTAAAGGACACAGCTTTAGCAGGCACCATGGGGTATGTGGCTCCTGAATATGCAACTACAGGCAGGGCAAGCAAGGAATCAGATGTATATAGTTTCGGGGTGGTTGCTCTCGAAATTGCCTGTGGGAGAAAAGTTATGAACCACAAGGCCAAAGAAGATCAAATAAATTTGAGAGAGTGGGTTTGGGGTCTCTATGGAGAAGGAAGGCTAATTGAAGCAGTTGATCCTAGACTAAATGGAGATTTCGATAGAAACCAAGTTGAATGTCTAATGATTGTTGGGTTGTGGTGTGTTCATCCAGATGCAACTTTAAGACCTACAATGGAGAAAGCAATTCATGTCCTTAAATTTGTGGCTCCATTTCCTGATCTGCCATCAAAGTTTCCAATGTTCTCATATTTTGCTCCACTTTCCATGTCTTCTAGCTGTATTGAATTGGGGGGAAACAAAAACCAATTTCAAAGAGCGCATACAGAAAAAAAGAGAGTTGGGCAGAGAGGTTTTGGTGCAGTTTATAAAGGAGTAATGAGGGAATTTAGCTGCTATATGGCTGGAAGGAGTTCAAACTTTGTCTTGCAAAAAAGGAAGAATGGAAAGAAAGTGATGGTTCATGCCAAGAAAAGCTTCACATTGCTTCGTATTTTAAGTTACTCGGACATCAAGAAAATAAGCAGACAGTTGAAGGAAAAGTTGGGTGAGGGGCATACAAATGTTGACATGCGTATGGATCCTTACAGATGTCTCAAAATTTGTGGGGTTTCCTTACATATGTATATGGAGGGAGTTTCATTTTACAATCAACTTTTAGAGAGATATATTAATAAATCTAGCTAG